The Pecten maximus chromosome 17, xPecMax1.1, whole genome shotgun sequence DNA segment atatcGATTGTTTACAGGAACAGGAACGTATTTCCAATATGGAGTGCTAATAAATTAAAGAGTCGTTTCtaaaatttatctttttttttttaattttgataaattacaattccGACTGAGCTTTTCTTACAGAATATGTACtttatatcaatggaaattCTCTTAAATCACGTAGTATTTTAACATAATTATaccatttcaattgatataatgtacaaattatataagagAATCACACTCgtagttgtaatttatcaaaatctaaaaatggataaatttgagatacggccctttacttcttagcactccatgttggagatacgtccctGTTTCACTAAACAATCGATATGATAGCTGTCTTTCAATGACTAAAAGAGTACCCGTTTCTGCTCGCAGCCCATGCTGAATCTCTTCTCTCCATTACTGTCTAGTTCCACTTTCCTTGTGtaacaaatctatatatatataaaaaaaatatcagattcaaattaatatgtaaaacaGCAAACACGACGAATTCATGATTCCAAGGCTAGAAGTAATGTTCCTTACCGAATCAAAAAAACATTCTTTTATCTCGGAACAATCGTCAGGGTGCATGACGTCATCACAATGGAAGCATTTCAAACCTCGATCGTTTTCTAGGAAGAAAGGACAACTCTGCTGATCAAATATAGTGTAGACGTAACATATAACACTTGCGTTTGGTTAGTTGTTTCcggaataaaaataaatattctaatattcaattaagcattgatgtcaatttttttttcagtttcatcgCGGATTCTtgcagaagtttgcaaacaatttttttttcataccccgatgaaactaaacaataattgacatcaacgcttacaattaatttttgaaaataattttcttatttaaaacatgttttatgtacaattttactggttttatatgggattctttttctcaaatcaatacgcaacgtcaattgtcgtattgtgacgtcacatttttcgcgccattctcggaattttgctgatagtggtatgaaaaaaattatcaaaccaatcagaaagccgcagtctgcgtacaaacaatgggaaattaatcatgatattttgatgttatCTTTTATACATGGATTTCAACAAGAGACGACATTTTCAGAACAATAGTATTTCAATGAAGAATTCATTATTGACTGAACTATATCCTTACTCCAATGTACTAGCACAGACCATAACAAAATAGACAGAGTTATGATGGAGTGTCCATTAAGAAAGACATCCATGTAATTCCAGGGATATGATTTCAATAGTTTGCGATTGTCCTGATGAATTTCTAACTGTACACTAGTATACATTTAAGCCGCTAAACGTCCGATCGCAACATTAAGACGGGAGTTCTAGATGATCTTTATTGTCcattacctgtgttacaaagCTTAGCATTACAACCACATGTGGTTGCATTCTTGTCAGTACAGCCCAAAGCCTCCGAGTCACAACACTTCAGACAGTTAACGAGATCTCTCTTCTTCCTTCCCGCTCCAAGATTCAAATCAATTATACTGCAAACCTGAAAGACAATGACTGATAGTAAACGGCAATATTAGCATGGATATTATAGTCGGAAAACTCGTTTTGCAAGAACacaattgtgacgtcacaacaattCGTGACGTCACCAATGGTATCTGATGTCGTGTGACTCTATCTGTTGAGGAAGACAAACCGCTTGAGTTAAAATATGCATGCATTATACGGAGCTGAATTAGAAAAGTTTCACTAATATTCTCATTAATTCTAGTCATGTAAGCATCATATTGTGATGTGATAACCTTTATATCAaacttacggactgatccatGCAGCCTGATTCAAACATGAGGTTTCCTGAGGGACCTGTGTATCTTTTAGTATAGCATTTCTGTAAAAgtaaaagaaatattaattgaGTGtctgtttcatacaaaatttgatatatatatatatatccttaacCTGGgcaggttagggttagggtagatatccgcagttttaaTGGGGTGAGATTTTCCTGTCTCACAGTAGGTAAAGACAAGCTACAACAATTGCATTTTGTCATGTCAACAATTCCATGAAGTGACAGCGACAATGCAATGACATCAAGTCCACAATTCAATCATGCCATGCTAACATTTCCTCACATTGATGTAACGCCCAAATAAGATGCAAAGAAGTGTTAACAggataagagaaaaataatcactCAACCCCATGGATGTAtgacaggggaatctcaacccccagggtaagatacattttatacttaagctgccaaacacgagacttaagaatcttcccctctGGTTGATATGTCCTTGTCTCGTACAGCCTTGAAACAGTCTTATTCTAACGAGTAGACATATCATTACCAAAGGACGATACGGAACAATAAAGTATGCAATATTTATAACCGAAATTAAGAAACATAACTGATAGCTTTCgtaattaaaataatgaaaattgatCATTTAGGTTTCAGTTTGAAAAGAGTCCCTCTCAATTTCTCTTACCCTTACAtggatatccgcagttttaccgggaagagattttcttatctcaccctagggacaagcaagctacacgtgctcttctcacgttctcaacaattgtatttcgtcacgtcaacatgacgtcacggcaacagtacaatgacgtcacgtcgacaattcaatcacatcacgtcaacatttccttgcattgctTAAACGTCAATAgtagatacataagagggtatgCAAGGTAAGatgaaaataatcattcattcccatggaagtgagacagtgaaatctcaaccctcggcaagcctcgtgtttggcaacttaagatACTGTCCCttgggttgagattcccctgtctcactcccAAAGGGGTGAAAGATTATATTTATCCTCATCAAACATAACATAACAAAGACACAGGAAGATCACAAACCAACATTCCACCTTTTGGTTTTGCTTGTTGTtgttaatatatgttttattggaTTATTATTTGGGCATTTAAACTGAAtagtttgtatgatattttaAGTGATCGCTATGAATACACGTACTTCATGAGCCCCACATCTCACGGTTTCTCCACAGTCTGACTGAGTCGGCACTCCATTACACTTGAAACATAGTTGAGTACATTCAACGACTGCAAATCAAAACATGAATTAGACGACAATAGCGGAAAAAATAAACTGCATTATTTTTGCAAAAATATAACTAGTTTcgataaatattaaaatatggtGTGATTTTtgaattgtttatataaaaaatagcaTTTAAGTATGTAAATTGCATTTGATCATGTTCGTGTAACTCTTTCTGAAACCAGATATTCGATATGATATTGCAAAACAGTTAATCtaccatgtaatatatacaacagctAAAACAGTAATGATACGTTTGCCAGTTCTCAACCCTTTTCCCCATCCCCTCACCACTAGCACACACGCTTTTGGAAGGCAAAGTTtgctgtggtatatatatatatataaataaattgataactgttattatttatcattatgtatctttaaatatttgataatttagtCTGTCTTTCTGCTGGAAATTAAGGTGATCAAACCAGGCAAGAAATAATCATTCAATTATTATTCAATATAATCGcacatttacctgtaaacagCAGAGCAAAGGCAATCAATATTCTCATCTTGAAAAACCTGTACATCGACAAAACAAAGTAAAGCATACGAATTTTAAACAACATTGTGATTTCCCCGACCCTTTAAGCTGTACTGCGATAGTTCAAATATGtgttaaataaagaaaaacatttcTGTGATTAAgacaatttttctttttatatgtacataatgaaCGTGTAGCTATATCCCATATATATTTAACGTGAAAACCTGTTAATGTGTAGACATAATATTATCATTGATGTTGTTTCTAACTTGATCAAAAGATACAATTTTAGAAAAGAAATTCGTTTTATTTCACGCTTCCGTCAACAATGATTGTAATATAAACtaatacagacaaaatataatttttaacatAATAATTAAGTGGAATGATTCCAGCGCCAAAAAAACCgggaaagaaaagaaatacGCTTTAATAAGAAAACCGCTTAATTATGTAGTCTAAAGTAAATACTTAATCACCGACGGAATACAGTgatagtttagtttaaacaaattatatcttaaccaatcaaatcaacAGAACACAGAAGTTACGTCAACTTATACAAttgacattttcttatataGTGGCGCCAACAACAATGACGTATACCAACTACAGAGTTAATAACCGCGTCATCATGCTGACGAAAATACAGACTGGACGTTAAGAATATAAATAGACATACAGCATTAACGAAATTCTGCAAGATGCTATCAATCATTAATCCACTTTAAATTCAAGTAAATTTAGCTCATTTTTTTCCAAGGAAGTGATGGCGTATAATAATTATTTTGGTTATGCGTAGATTAGTGTATCTTTTCGATCATGATATGATTTTCGGAGATGAAGcctatttgatatattttgttatgtattGCACAATAAAATTGATATGATGAAATTACCACGATGCCATCTCAGCCGCACCCCAACCAACAACCCCAACTCCAACCCCAACCACCGCCGACCCACATAACAATGCACAATAAAATAGATATGATGAAATTACCACGATAACATATCAGCCGCACCACAACCCCCACCCAAAACCTCCACTCCCAAAACCCCCGCCCACCCTCATAAAACAATTCGTCAATGACAATGatacaaaacatattttgtttttaaagtttGCAGGTAAAACAGATCATTAAGCAATCATTGTGATATTTATTAATTGTTTGTGTGATATATTATTGTTAACTAATATGCGAAACAAATAATTCGGTTATACAACCGGTACGACAGAACGATCACAAATACAGTACTTGCCGAATAATTtaaatcacttagatttatGGATATTTCATAGGTGCATTTAAAAAACGTGACATGGTTCAATGGTTCTGATGGTGTGAATGAAAACCGTTATATGCCGTTATATGATTAGGCTTAGCAGTtgcatatcaaattatacatACACAATTTGGAAAATGAAGTACAATTATTTATTCAAACTCAAAGTCATTCCGATATGTCCAACGAATCAATAAAGGGACCTTCTTTATTGAGATCCCTTCATAACTGAAAGTAGATAAAGGAACCGAATGTGTAATAAAAAGCAGTAAAGAAGGTCGTTATGCTTACCTATTGTATGCAAAAATCTCCAATCCTCTGCATTAAATATTGAGGTCAATAAGTCTGCCCGATTATCGTGCCTTTTACGATTCTTATCTCCCAGCGACCTATCTGACAGTGTGTGTGGGAAACATTTTACAAAGCCAGCTGTGGCAGTGGTCATATGTAGCAATGAATGTGTGGCGTTGAGTGTATATTTCCATAGTCCTTTGTCAACATAACACTCATCATAGAATCTTCCAACAGGACATCATTGGCACATTAGTTTCACTTGGTATACAATAAACACAATTACTGAAATGCTGTTTACATATGAATTTACTATGagtttaaaaatatacacaagGAATTAATTTCTACAATTTAGTAATGGAATTAAACGCGAGAAAAGATGCTTTGCAAATCTATTCCATGGATTTGTATAAACAAGAATGTGTCAAGGAATCACAGAGCCAAATCTAAAATAAAAAGTTCATATTGGTAGAAGTCTTAAATAGTCTATTTACAAGTGAGAAAACTGAAATTGCAATACTTTTGAAAAGATCTTTCGTTTAATCGTATCAAACCAGAGGCAAGATGTGGCGCTTCTGGGAGAGTTAATGGcgaacaaaaaaataatttaaagttttatatatagggaacaatcaaccaattgaaaaaatggatttaaaacatcccctgtgtatagaaagttgatccagggataaaatgtctggcagccactgattggccactatgttatgaagtaacaaaatagatatgtggCCTGATAGATAactattcataaaaaaaatgttgatataaatttcataaGTCTGATTGAATTATTTTCCAAAAGTTCAGGTCATAATAattaacagataaacatttcGGATTTTCGAGAattttttactgcgaaattcaaCCTAtgttcaaaatggctaccccgGAAAACaattgagctgaaggacccgCCTTTTttattaagtgttttataagacccaaacttttgttataaaccataattaccatattgaattcaagaattttaatgatatactccaaaacattaacacttaagtctatgggaaaacaattggttggttggtccctatagcACATACATTAAAGGGTatcgttactgtatatactaaGACAACACTACATGGATACACAGCTATATGCTGTTGTAAAAATATAACTAACCATTAATGACCGGATGCTAAGTCCAGAAGTATAATAATCAAGACGATAGCTAAAAGTGCCCTGTCATCATTGTTCCACTCTCCCGAACTCATTTGATTTTAAGCCTTATTTGTATCTGTATCATAATCTAGCTTCATCCAGCTTGCGCAGAAAAAATCTAACGGAATCAGCCGCACCTGTATATAGGATtaagataacaaaattatttaattagcTGCAATTTCAGCAGAAGAAAAAAACACGAGAATAAGGAGTAATGTTTAAAGagttgaaaaacaaaaatatacgtTCCAAgctaaaaatagaatgacgtagggTTAGTGTTCCCCGTCCACTGTAAATATATTGGTTACTATATTTCGAGTGTGATATTATATGCCATCAAGCCTATCCAATTATTTTTGAGATAGAGAACAGTTCAAACTTTAGTTTGTTATGAAATTCATATATTTGAACATGAAATAAGCGATTGAGGGGACTTTGTCACCGGCTATAAAATATAGCTAAATATTGagttgtttatgttatgttgTTCATGATGCCACtacgagagagagagagagagagagagagagagagagagagagagagagagagagagagagagagagagagagagagagagagaaacagacagacagagacagggagagagagacagacagacagacagacattcgTCGGGTATGTGCAAAGTTCATTGGGAAGGAATATAGATATAGACACGTTGAGGTGTACAGAATGGTTTCGTGGCACATATTagggtgacaatatataccaacGCTAAggtgtatataattacctattGAGTACATGGGTAGGGCACTAGGTACCggaatagatatatacaatcGTTATCAAATATGGAAGAGTCTTTTTGATATGTTGGATTTGCACTAGGTGATATCAATTTAAACGCATAACGTGtatgagttatttccctttataacttatatttccatacatacTTATCTACCCCTGTCAAGCAGCTAGGAATTATGGGTAGCAGCTTTCCGATGCGCGCCATTAAAAATTGTCAACAGTTTTGTAATTTGAAGTTTTCTACTATTTTCATAAGTTTTTAGGCCTTCTCACTTAAGATCAATAAGAAAGATACTTTTGAAGGACTCGCAGAGCAGACGAACGTCCCAGCGACGCATCGGACGGGTTTTTGAGCCCACCAGTCTCAATTTAAGATCTGATTCTCTGGCACATCGAATTCAGGCTAAGTACATGTGACATTTAAATATAAGCATGGCTAACTTGACCCCACGCGTGTTGATTTTGGGTCATAGTTTTGGGCGTAGACTTTTTGATTATGTGCATGATCTTAATTTGGAGACATTGAACCTCTCTCCATGCATTGTGAACGGTTTGGGGATTAGCGGAGGCACGGTGAACAAGTTAAAATCTAATGTGTCTGTCCAACGGAAGATAAACTCTTTTCAACCGCACATTATTATACTTCAGATCGGCGGTAATTGTTTGTACAATGACTCTCTTCGCCCCGATCAGCTGGCCTATACGATTTTTGATTTCGTCAAACACTTGCAAGATAGTTATGGATGTGATGTTTATGCGTGTAAAGTGTTCCCCAGACCACGGCCTCGAGGCATGAGCCTAAGTCAATATGAATCACGCAGAGTCGCAACCAATAAGGCACTGCATGTTTTGCTAACCGAACAGGAGCATGTTCATATTTGGCCACACCGTCGAATTTTCAATAGTCGACTGGATCTTTTTCTGTGAGATGGGTGTCATCTCACTGGTAACGGCAATAAAAAATTCTTTCGGGGTCTTCGTCTTGCCATCATGCATGCCTGTCGACAGTGGTCAGAGGGTAAGTTTTGAGCATGGGCTACTATTGTACTAACCTAGATCGACTGTATTATACATGTCCAGCATTTTATTAATGTTACCTTAAAATAGTGAGAAacaatatgtcattatgttaAGTGATATCCCATTATATTTGGCTAGGTGTCGACAGGTAATTATAATCTGGCATGTTTTAATTTTGCATGCAAGTTGTATTGCCCAGCATCTTGGATATATCAGCAATGAAAATTCCTAATTAAGTTTGGTGATAAATAATCCAATTGTTGTATCCAGAAGCTGACATTGTTGTATCTGACCgaattaacatattttattgttactTATATTAAAATCATCCCGGTGTTGTACCCGGGAGCTGTCAGTGTGGTATCTGTCCTTATAAACATACTTctaatttgatttgattaaaaatcaTCCCAATGTTGTATCTGGGAGCCGGCAGTGTAGTATCTGCCCTAATTAACATATTTCTAATTGGATGTAATTATACATTTTCCCAGCGCTGTATCTTGGAGCTGGCAGTGTTGTATTTGTCCTTATCAACATAttcttaattaaatttaatttaaaatcatCCCGGTGTTGTATCTGGGAGCTGCCAGTGTTGTATCTGTCTGTATAAACATACTTCTAATCGGATGATGTTTCGCATGCCTGTTTGAAGGCGGAGTTTGGCAACCCCCACACAGGCTTTTGTTGTAATTGACTACCATTGtcatttttagatgtttatttttagacgtttttttaatgattgtgttatgctatgttaattttgtattgttaatttgtaatatgtttagaattgatatcaaatgtcACCATATGCCATATATGGTGGCCATATTCAATCTATACATTCTTGTTGTTGTCTGTGACAGGACCGAAGATGCATAAAGATACTTACGTTACGATACATAgaatggtttaatttggtattcGGGAAGGGACATTCAAATCAGCAAATGAAACcaacatcaaaataaattcGTCGTGGCGAGTTGGGTAACGGCAATGTCTCCTGTCTCGGACATAGACATGTGTTTCGGCGACGCGAAGGTGCGGCCTGTATCCTCCTCTGATTAGGTAAATGTCCTGTCTACCAGGTATGTTCAAACCCGACATCCCCCTGGGACGGGCTTGGGAGCGGCTGTAGTCCGTCTCGGCCCTGCATCGAACACAATCTGCTGATTACGCAAATTTCGGGGACTTTGTAGTGCTTACGGTGGATTCATTTTCTTATTAATTCATCcaaattttttatttaacttttgCATGGAAATTTACCAGCCATTAATATAATTtagttgtatgtgtgtatattaatgtaaatgaCGAAAACTCGATTAatgcttatttttttattgcagtaaagaaaaaatatgaaaacacgCAAGAAATTCTTTAGcataaaatatgtacagttgaatatattttatatctgaCATGGAGTTTCTTCATTGTGGTTATTTGTTCTGTTTCGTCCTTGAGTGACGTGACACAATAACTATAAccatttacatgatcaacatcATTCTTTACATTCCTTATTAATTTGTCTTATCATAATTCTAAATTATGATACAATTGTTAACACAGTCACCACAAAATGATCTTTATCTTTGCTTAGTGTAGCATGTTTACAGTTCACAACTTGATGGATTCCTATATATCTTCATACTCGATAGAATTGTCTCCCATTCCAATAATTGATGATTTATCTTTCCCCGTTTTCGATACATCCCCACATAATCGCATACTCGCATAATCAACCATGAATTATTATTAGTATTCTAATAATGATGGGTTAATATTATTTCACAATGTCGTGATATTtatgttaaataaattaataaaaaagaaGACAATCTCATTTCACAATGTCGTGATATTTatgttaaataaatttaaaaaaaagaagataatcTCATTTCACAATGTCGTGATATTTATgttaaataaatttataaaaaagaaGACAATCTCATTTCACAATATCGTGATATTTATgttaaataaatttataaaaaagaaGATAATCTCATTTCACAATGTCGTGATATTtatgttaaataaattaataaaaaaaagataatctCATTTCACAATGTCGTGATATTtatgttaaataaattaataaaaaaagaagataatCTCATTTCACAATGTCGTGATatttatgttaaataaataaataaaacaagataataatatatatatatactaatagaGAAACTAAGTAATCAAATACTTGaataaataatgaatgaataatACAGAAATTCAGTTCCTATAGATTCGCTGCTTGCTTCAAGGAAATAATTCATTTGGGAATTCATTTCATGAAAAAAGGTTCAATTCATACTTATTTTAAGACACACATCCCCTCCGCTTTTTTCGGTTTGGTTTATTAATCAATCGATAAACAATTATGACCAAAAACATTAAATGAACGCCCCCTCCTTTTTCTGTTATTAATAGAAATGAGTCTTCAGCGAGAAACAGCagtaaaaaatcttttgaataaaaaaaaaaaataaaaaaaataaacttttgcTAATACTTGcatgcaaaatatatatatttaaatgttgagaTTATaccataattttatttttttcctttttttaaatggaaaagaCATTGGATAACAAACTGTCATGCGTGTAGCTTGTTTTCCTGTTCCGGTGTTTCTGTTTCCGTTTTATTTAAGGATTTTCTTGGCGAAATAAGCAAAGTCAAAAGGGCTGCCCATGAGTTCTCTACGATCCACTACTTGTAGTCTGTGTTTCGTCATGAGTTTATCTTTATTCTCGAATCCCCAGCCAACACCATGGGCGTCGCTACAACAAGCAGTTGGGATGCACCAAAGGATACTGTAGAGGAGGGCGATGGCAGCCTGTGGGTTGTTGCCGTTTTCTAATATATTGCTGCTAACTTTAGGGTCGACAATGACAAGCAAGCCATCGTCTTTAAGGACTCTAATGGCATTTTTTAATGCCTCATCCCGATTTCCCATGTCGTGAAGGACATCGAATAGCAGAACCACGTCGAATTTCTTGTCCCAGCTGCCTGGCAACGCTAGGAGGTTTTGGGTACTGTAGGATAAGTTTTCGTAACCTTTGGCAAGGAACGCGCTTGCCTGGGCTTCTTCTATTGCTTTAACAGAGATGTCACAGCCATGGATCTTCACGTTGCTGCCGAATTCTGACGGGAGATGAAACGCGACATCGCCCGATCCACATGCAGCATCTAAAACGTGTCCAATATTTGTCCTACCTGTAAAAAAATCAATAGATGATAATagaaataattatcaaaatattgaaaaaatcgTATGCAAAATAAGAACaagaatattttattgacagGAATTGAGAGTTATGTTCCATATATTCAGAAGTGATACCGTCTTCTGTCTGACTGAGGACAACGGCATCAGCATTAGGATGGTGTTATACTTGTTTTAACTAAAACACCGTGTTGTCATTCTGAACATGTTTTTGAATCAATGCATACTTTGCAGCTTTTTTTTAGGAATCCATTTTTCcccaataaatgtatacatgacatatatataacatagtaacacagcatatatataacatagtaacacaacatatatataacatagtaacacaacatatatataacatagtaacacaacatatatatataacatagtaacacaacatatatataacatagtaacacaacatttatataacatagtaacacagcatatatatataacatagtaacacaacatatatataacatagtaacacaacatatatatataacatagtaacacaacatatatataacatagtaacacaacatatatataacatagtaacacaacatatatatataacatagtaacacaacatatatataacatagtaacacaacatatatataacatagtaacacaacatatatataacatagtaacacaacatatatataacatagtaacacaacatatatataacatagtaacacaacatatatataacatagtaacacaacatatatatataacatagtaacacaacatatatataacataggtaacacaacatatatataacatagtaacacaacatatatataacatagtaacacagcatatatataacatagtaacacaacatatatataacatagtaacacaacatatatatatatgtatattatttatgtaacacAGTTAAATTATGACAGGGAATTGATATGTTTACATAGTAAATCCCAGGGTGTTTTGTGCAtcgatattatatatacatataaaagttatgtaaataaatgatttgatgctttactttttatcattattttttgtaactttatCTGCTAAGGTCCCTTTATGGGGCCTCCGTCACGTCGGCTGGTTTCTATTCTTTAGTGTGAAGTTTGTTTCATCATTGCCACTTAGTTTTGACGTATCTCAAATCTAAACCTTGAAattaatttatgtttttataattaattgtcaTCTGGTATAAGATGGCCTATTCATTTCAATCATAAGTTTCAGCTTGACGTGGAGCatgcataatatatatacagggatatatatacaatttttggGTTACAGACTTATTATATATAGCACTTTAGCTATATATCGCGTATAAATAAATCACAATAATAATAAGATAGAAAGAAGAGATATTGAAATATTGCTTTTTA contains these protein-coding regions:
- the LOC117314974 gene encoding uncharacterized protein LOC117314974, translated to MRILIAFALLFTVVECTQLCFKCNGVPTQSDCGETVRCGAHEKCYTKRYTGPSGNLMFESGCMDQSVCSIIDLNLGAGRKKRDLVNCLKCCDSEALGCTDKNATTCGCNAKLCNTENDRGLKCFHCDDVMHPDDCSEIKECFFDSICYTRKVELDSNGEKRFSMGCEQKRVCDVFEQNALSTADGAYCTRCCNNSFCNMALCGIPTLVIPSFTRKPNDRKVLDGDIITLHCEVDPKSNATIAWTFQSSTASSTVMPSTAQIRNGGTKVQIRVTHEVLGTWTCTATNKIGSAVAQAVVSSPQTSGSG
- the LOC117315838 gene encoding uncharacterized protein LOC117315838; translation: MENVSNLKAIKELEEMYSIIEQCFLGSKLGYTYDQYPIVFDYIRKTRQRTLEATIHELVILIKKHLGRTNIGHVLDAACGSGDVAFHLPSEFGSNVKIHGCDISVKAIEEAQASAFLAKGYENLSYSTQNLLALPGSWDKKFDVVLLFDVLHDMGNRDEALKNAIRVLKDDGLLVIVDPKVSSNILENGNNPQAAIALLYSILWCIPTACCSDAHGVGWGFENKDKLMTKHRLQVVDRRELMGSPFDFAYFAKKILK